From Apium graveolens cultivar Ventura chromosome 9, ASM990537v1, whole genome shotgun sequence, the proteins below share one genomic window:
- the LOC141685775 gene encoding uncharacterized protein LOC141685775: MGPFPRAKGDLRYVLVAIDYMTKWAGAKAMRTINQQDCIKFMDSIDMRFEIPVVLVSDNGPQFVGSDFEAYLKELGIKHKRASVAHPQENGQVEVTNRTILRGLEKRLEESKKTWPDELLKVLWSYRTTPRAGTNETPFKLAYGTEARIPVETGSPSHRVVNFDEISNVEGLKTNLELLDEVRDRVVKNMEAYKEKTKLYFVKKAKIREYETGDLVLWHTEASDLTNQGKLQPNWEGPYMVKEILHPGTYKLSYLSRSEVPNTWQGTRLRKFYQ, translated from the coding sequence ATGGGCCCCTTTCCTCGGGCAAAAGGCGACCTCCGCTACGTCCTTGTAGCCATCGATTATATGACAAAGTGGGCAGGAGCTAAGGCCATGAGAACAATAAATCAACAAGATTGTATCAAGTTTATGGATTCAATCGATATGAGATTTGAGATCCCGGTAGTTCTAGTCTCCGATAATGGGCCACAGTTCGTCGGGTCCGACTTTGAAGCATATTTGAAAGAACTCGGGATCAAGCACAAAAGGGCATCAGTGGCACATCCTCAAGAAAATGGGCAGGTCGAAGTAACTAACAGAACCATACTTCGGGGTCTGGAAAAAAGGTTAGAAGAATCTAAGAAAACTTGGCCAGATGAGCTCCTGAAAGTCCTGTGGTCCTACAGGACCACTCCGAGGGCGGGAACCAATGAAACCCCCTTCAAGCTTGCCTATGGCACCGAAGCCCGCATACCAGTCGAAACTGGGTCCCCCTCCCACAGGGTCGTCAACTTTGATGAAATCTCAAATGTTGAAGGCCTCAAGACCAACCTGGAGCTCCTGGATGAAGTAAGAGATCGGGTTGTAAAAAACATGGAAGCCTATAAGGAAAAGACAAAGCTCTACTTTGTAAAGAAGGCAAAAATCAGAGAGTATGAAACGGGAGATTTGGTACTTTGGCACACCGAGGCTTCGGACCTGACCAACCAAGGAAAACTACAACCCAACTGGGAAGGGCCCTACATGGTTAAGGAAATACTCCAcccaggaacctacaagctaaGCTATCTCAGCAGGTCCGAAGTCCCAAATACTTGGCAGGGAACCCgcctaaggaaattctaccagtaA